One Hordeum vulgare subsp. vulgare chromosome 4H, MorexV3_pseudomolecules_assembly, whole genome shotgun sequence DNA window includes the following coding sequences:
- the LOC123446650 gene encoding putative ATP synthase protein YMF19, whose product MPQLDKLTYFSQLFWLYLLLFTFCILLFNNNNGILGISRILKLRNQLLSRRGGGGGEIRSKDPKNLEDISRKGFSIGLSYMYSSLSEVSQWCKIVDYLGKRRKITLIYDFSKISGSRAMERQILYLISKSSYNTSSNWITCGKNVMLTHVPHGEGSIIL is encoded by the coding sequence ATGCCTCAACTTGATAAATTGACTTATTTCTCACAATTATTTTGGTTATATCTTCTCCTCTTTACTTTTTGTATTCTCTTATTTAATAATAATAATGGAATACTTGGAATTAGTAGAATTCTCAAACTACGGAACCAACTGCTTtcgcgccggggggggggggggggcgagatcCGGAGCAAGGACCCTAAGAATCTGGAAGatatctcgagaaaaggttttagCATCGGTCTCTCATATATGTACTCCAGTTTATCCGAAGTATCCCAATGGTGTAAGATCGTCGACTATTTGGGAAAAAGGAGGAAAATCACTCTGATCTATGATTTTTCCAAAATAAGTGGCTCACGAGCAATGGAGAGACAGATTCTCTATTTGATCTCGAAGTCCTCATATAACACTTCTTCCAATTGGATCACTTGTGGGAAAAACGTAATGCTCACACATGTTCCACACGGGGAAGGAAGCATAATATTATGA